Proteins from one Belonocnema kinseyi isolate 2016_QV_RU_SX_M_011 chromosome 8, B_treatae_v1, whole genome shotgun sequence genomic window:
- the LOC117178231 gene encoding pectin lyase-like, which yields MKTIFFLILPFLTVVAGDNVYPCKKLHGMSGFAEKGGTTGGSEGPVVYIKNLKELKKYISDTVPRTLVIIANIHSAQKATVMLGANKSIIGSWDANYICNIYLRAGHNSKNIIFQNLFFIHDVRNIGNSDTQLVLDHGERYWVDHCTFDGRKVDKRDLGKLLKVATTDYITISNCKFMNHEYGLILGYPSDDPAGIAENNNYPRLTIMFNYFDNINARAPGLMRFGKFHVFNNYIHNCHLGFTIGLNSKIYSEHNYFSEPPKAAVLDDKGNGFFKDAGSVNMPTKQESKLDTWRPSSDYKYILKTPESSRDFCKQYSGAQSNKLEFPCDK from the exons ATgaagactattttctttttaattttg CCATTCTTAACTGTCGTTGCTGGAGACAATGTCTACCCATGTAAAAAATTGCATGGGATGTCGGGTTTTGCAGAAAAAGGTGGCACAACTGGAGGTTCGGAGGGACCAGtggtttatataaaaaatctgaaGGAATTGAAGAAATACATCAGTGACACAGTGCCTCGTACTTTAGTCATAATTGCGAATATTCACTCAGCTCAAAAGGCTACTGTTATGTTGGGGGCTAACAAGTCTATAATCGGTTCTTGGGACGCAAATTATATTTGCAACATATATTTAAGGGCAGGCCACAATTCGAAAAACATCATCTTCCAAAATCTGTTTTTCATACACGATGTTAGAAATATCGGTAACAGTGATACTCAGTTAGTTTTAGATCATGGTGAGCGATACTGGGTAGACCATTGCACCTTTGATGGGCGGAAAGTAGACAAACGTGATTTAGGAAAATTACTTAAAGTTGCTACAACTGATTACATCACCATTAGCAATTGCAAGTTTATGAACCACGAATATGGTTTGATTCTTGGCTATCCATCAGATGATCCAGCTGGTATTGCTGAAAACAATAATTATCCTCGACTGACCATcatgttcaactattttgataacatCAATGCCCGAGCGCCAGGTTTGAtgcgatttggaaaattccacgTTTTCAACAATTATATCCACAATTGTCACTTAGGCTTTACCATTGGTCTTAATTCTAAGATTTATTCAGAAcataactatttttctgaacctCCAAAAGCTGCTGTACTTGATGATAAGGGTAATGGTTTTTTTAAAGACGCCGGAAGTGTAAATATGCCGACAAAACAAGAATCTAAATTAGATACGTGGCGTCCATCTTCGGATTATAAGTACATACTGAAAACGCCGGAATCTAGTCGAGATTTTTGCAAACAATATTCAGGCGCTCAGAGCAACAAATTAGAATTTCCCTGTGAcaagtaa